In Chitinophagales bacterium, one DNA window encodes the following:
- a CDS encoding type II toxin-antitoxin system HicB family antitoxin: MKYKIVIYWSEDDKSYIAEVPELAGCISDGGTYQEALNNVEVIIEEWIEIARLLKRPIPKPKKRRLIA, encoded by the coding sequence ATGAAATACAAAATAGTGATCTACTGGAGTGAAGACGATAAGTCTTATATTGCTGAAGTGCCGGAACTGGCAGGGTGTATTTCGGATGGGGGAACTTACCAGGAAGCATTAAATAATGTAGAAGTTATAATAGAAGAGTGGATAGAAATAGCACGTCTGTTAAAAAGACCAATCCCCAAACCCAAAAAGAGAAGATTGATAGCCTAA
- a CDS encoding ChaN family lipoprotein → MRFKNSLFIILILSLLNNALSAQENPAYQLYNEKGKAVDYGKMLKKLTEADIVFFGELHDNPICHWLQLELSQDLYEARDSQLILGAEFFETDDQLILDEFLSGLISEKNFEKEAKLWPNYSTDYRPLIQFANEKQLPFIATNVPRRYASLLYKKGMETLEKLNNEAKALMTPLPFEIDMELPSYKAMLEMGAGHGSEQMVQAQALKDATMAHFILENFEPQKLFLHFNGAYHSNSKEGIIWYLLQENPDLKIVNIASVMQESVMELEEGNQALGDFILCIPENMTRTH, encoded by the coding sequence ATGCGATTTAAAAATTCCCTATTTATTATTCTGATTCTTTCATTGCTGAATAATGCTCTTTCCGCCCAAGAAAACCCGGCCTATCAACTTTACAATGAAAAAGGCAAGGCGGTTGATTATGGCAAGATGCTGAAAAAATTGACAGAAGCGGATATTGTCTTTTTCGGGGAATTGCACGACAACCCCATTTGCCATTGGCTGCAATTGGAATTATCTCAGGATTTGTATGAAGCAAGGGACAGCCAATTGATCCTTGGTGCCGAGTTTTTTGAAACGGACGATCAGTTGATCTTGGATGAATTTCTTTCCGGTTTGATCTCAGAGAAGAATTTCGAAAAAGAAGCCAAACTTTGGCCCAATTATTCTACGGATTACCGACCGCTGATTCAATTCGCCAATGAAAAACAATTGCCTTTTATCGCTACAAATGTACCGAGGCGCTATGCCAGCTTACTTTATAAAAAAGGCATGGAAACCTTGGAAAAACTGAACAATGAAGCCAAAGCATTGATGACTCCCCTACCCTTTGAGATTGATATGGAATTGCCCTCCTACAAGGCTATGCTGGAAATGGGCGCGGGGCACGGCAGCGAACAGATGGTGCAGGCACAGGCGCTAAAAGATGCTACCATGGCACATTTTATTCTTGAAAATTTTGAACCCCAAAAATTGTTTTTACATTTTAATGGAGCTTATCACAGCAATTCCAAAGAAGGCATTATTTGGTATTTACTACAGGAAAATCCCGATCTGAAAATTGTGAATATTGCTTCCGTAATGCAAGAATCTGTAATGGAGTTGGAAGAAGGGAATCAAGCTTTGGGAGATTTTATCTTGTGCATTCCAGAGAATATGACGAGGACGCATTAA
- a CDS encoding 1,4-dihydroxy-2-naphthoyl-CoA synthase — protein sequence MTKINWKTAIAFEDITYKKANGVARIAFNRPDIRNAFRPKTTAELYKAFYDAQEDTSIGVVLLSAEGPSSKDGVWSFCSGGDQKARGHQGYVGDDGYHRLNILEVQRLIRFMPKVVIAVVPGWAVGGGHSLHVVCDMTLASKEHAIFKQTDADVTSFDGGYGSAYLAKMVGQKKAREIFFLGRNYSAQEAFEMGMVNQVVPHDELEDTAYEWAQEVLGKSPTSIKMLKFAMNLTDDGMVGQQVFAGEATRLAYMTDEAIEGRNAFLEKRKPNFPKKWIP from the coding sequence ATGACCAAAATCAACTGGAAAACCGCAATAGCGTTTGAAGACATTACTTATAAAAAGGCCAATGGTGTGGCGCGCATTGCCTTTAACCGCCCGGATATACGAAATGCTTTTCGCCCCAAAACCACAGCAGAACTGTACAAAGCTTTTTACGATGCGCAGGAAGACACTTCCATAGGTGTGGTTTTGCTTTCTGCGGAAGGTCCTTCTTCCAAAGACGGTGTCTGGTCCTTTTGCAGCGGAGGCGATCAAAAAGCACGTGGCCACCAGGGCTATGTAGGCGATGATGGCTATCACCGACTGAATATACTGGAAGTACAGCGCCTAATTCGTTTTATGCCCAAAGTGGTGATTGCCGTAGTTCCCGGTTGGGCCGTAGGTGGCGGACACAGTTTGCATGTAGTTTGCGATATGACATTGGCCAGTAAGGAGCATGCCATTTTCAAACAAACAGATGCGGACGTAACGAGTTTTGATGGTGGTTATGGCTCTGCTTATCTGGCGAAAATGGTGGGGCAGAAAAAAGCTCGCGAAATTTTCTTTTTGGGGCGCAACTATAGCGCACAGGAAGCCTTTGAAATGGGCATGGTCAATCAAGTGGTTCCGCACGATGAATTGGAGGATACCGCCTACGAATGGGCGCAGGAAGTGCTTGGTAAATCCCCTACATCCATTAAAATGCTGAAATTTGCCATGAACCTGACCGATGATGGAATGGTAGGTCAGCAGGTATTTGCCGGAGAAGCCACCCGCCTTGCTTATATGACTGACGAGGCCATTGAAGGCCGCAATGCATTCCTGGAAAAGAGAAAGCCCAACTTTCCTAAGAAATGGATTCCTTGA